A single genomic interval of Pan paniscus chromosome 18, NHGRI_mPanPan1-v2.0_pri, whole genome shotgun sequence harbors:
- the TIGD7 gene encoding tigger transposable element-derived protein 7, giving the protein MNKRGKYTTLNLEEKMKVLSRIEAGRSLKSVMDEFGISKSTFYDIKKNKKLILDFVLKQDMPLVGAEKRKRTTGAKYGDVDDAVYMWYQQKRSAGVPVRGVELQAAAERFARCFGRTDFKASTGWLFRFRNRHAIGNRKGCGEQVLSSVSENVEPFRQKLSMIIKEEKLCLAQLYSGDETDLFWKSMPENSQASRKDICLPGKKINKERLSALLCANADGTHKLKSIIIGKSKLPKSVKEDTSTLPVIYKPSKDVWFTRELFSEWFFQNFVPEVRHFQLNVLRFHDEDVRALLLLDSCPAHPSSESLTSEDGRIKCMFFPHNTSTLIQPMNQGVILSCKRLYRWKQLEESLVIFEESDDEQEKGDKGVSKIKIYNIKSAIFNWAKSWDEVKQITIANAWENLLYKKEPEYDFQGLEHGDYREILEKCGELETKLDDDRVWLNGDEEKGCLLKTKGGITKEVVQKGGEAEKQTAEFKLSAVRESLDYLLDFVDATPEFQRFHFTLKEMQQEIVKKQFQSKIHSRIGSFLKPRPHNIKDSFSGPSTSGSNH; this is encoded by the coding sequence ATGAATAAGAGAGGGAAATATACAACACTGAATTTGGAGGAGAAAATGAAGGTTCTAAGTAGAATTGAAGCTGGACGATCACTTAAAAGTGTAATGGATGAATTTGGAATCAGTAAGTCAACAttttatgacattaaaaaaaataagaagttaaTTCTGGACTTTGTACTGAAGCAGGACATGCCATTAGTAGGGgctgagaagagaaagaggacaaCGGGAGCCAAATATGGTGATGTAGATGATGCGGTCTACATGTGGTACCAACAGAAACGCTCAGCCGGTGTTCCGGTAAGAGGCGTGGAGCTTCAGGCTGCTGCAGAGAGATTTGCACGGTGTTTTGGGCGAACAGATTTCAAAGCTAGCACTGGTTGGCTTTTTAGATTTCGAAATCGGCATGCAATTGGGAACCGAAAAGGATGTGGGGAACAAGTCCTAAGTTCAGTTTCTGAAAATGTTGAGCCATTTCGACAAAAACTGTCCATGATAATCAAAGAGGAGAAACTGTGTCTAGCTCAGCTATACAGTGGGGATGAAACAGACCTCTTTTGGAAGTCAATGCCAGAAAATTCTCAGGCAAGTAGGAAAGATATCTGCCTAccagggaagaaaataaacaaagaaaggtTGTCTGCCCTTTTATGTGCAAATGCAGACGGAACTCATAAATTAAAGTCAATCATTATTGGAAAATCAAAACTGCCCAAAAGTGTGAAAGAGGACACAAGTACATTGCCTGTGATATATAAACCCAGTAAAGATGTTTGGTTCACCAGAGAATTGTTTTCAGAATGGTTTTTTCAAAACTTTGTTCCTGAGGTCCGACATTTTCAACTTAATGTTCTAAGATTTCATGACGAGGACGTCAGGGCATTGTTACTTCTGGACAGTTGCCCAGCTCATCCTTCCTCTGAATCCCTAACCAGTGAGGATGGTCGAATAAAATGTATGTTCTTTCCCCATAACACTTCAACCTTGATTCAACCAATGAATCAAGGTGTGATCTTGAGCTGCAAACGGCTGTATAGATGGAAGCAACTTGAAGAGAGTCTTGTAATATTTGAAGAAAGTGATGATGAGCAAGAGAAAGGAGATAAAGGAGTTTCCAAAATTAAAATCTACAATATAAAAAGTGCAATTTTTAACTGGGCAAAAAGTTGGGATGAAGTAAAACAAATAACCATAGCAAATGCATGGGAAAATCTTCTTTACAAAAAGGAACCTGAATATGATTTTCAAGGCTTAGAACATGGGGATTATAGAGAAATTCTTGAAAAATGTGGGGAGTTGGAAACTAAGTTGGATGATGATAGGGTGTGGTTAAATGGAGATGAAGAAAAGGGTTGTCTCCTAAAAACCAAAGGTGGAATAACAAAGGAAGTTGTTCAAAAAGGAGGAGAAGCTGAGAAGCAGACTGCTGAATTTAAATTATCTGCTGTAAGAGAGAGTTTGGACTACCTTCTTGACTTTGTTGATGCCACACCTGAGTTTCAGAGATTCCACTTCACACTGAAAGAGATGCAACAAGAAATAGTCAAGAAACAGTTCCAGAGTAAAATCCATTCTAGAATTGGTAGCTTTTTGAAACCTAGGCCTCATAATATTAAGGACTCCTTCAGTGGGCCTTCAACTTCTGGTTCTAATCATTAG